A section of the Lynx canadensis isolate LIC74 chromosome A1, mLynCan4.pri.v2, whole genome shotgun sequence genome encodes:
- the LECT2 gene encoding leukocyte cell-derived chemotaxin-2 — protein MFSTEILLFAVFISTALAGPWANICAGKSSNEIRTCDSHGCGQYTAQRNHRPHQGVDVLCSDGSTVYAPFTGTIVGQEKPYKNKNAINNGVRISGRGFCIKMFHIKPIKYKGSIKKGEKLGTVLPLQKVHPGIQSHIHIENCDLSDPTAYL, from the exons cTCTGGCTGGACCATGGGCTAATATCTGTGCTGGCAAGTCTTCCAATGAGATCAGGACATGTGACAGCCATGGCTGTGGCCAGTATACTGCTCAAAG aaatcatAGGCCTCACCAGGGTGTGGACGTCTTGTGCTCTGATGGATCGACTGTGTATGCGCCTTTCACCGGAACGATTGTAGGCCAGGAGAAACCTTATAAGAACAAAAATGCCATTAATAATGGAGTTCGGATATCTGGAAGAG gtttttgtaTAAAAATGTTCCATATTAAGCCAATTAAATATAAAGGTTCCATCAAGAAGGGAGAAAAACTGGGAACTGTATTGCCCTTGCAGAAAGTTCATCCTGGCATACAATCCCATATACATATTGAAAACTGTGACTTGAGTGATCCTACTGCATATCTCTAA
- the LOC115516179 gene encoding F-box/LRR-repeat protein 21, protein MDVGEYPMAAVTSCGSFRVNCNLEASFRMKRNSLSVVNKIVQSSPAVKQPKVGFYSSLSHTHMHTVLLDWGSLPHHVVLRIFQYLPLIDRARASSVCRKWNEVFHIPDLWRKFEFELNQSATSYFKSTHPDLIQQIIKKHATHLQYVSFKVDSSTESAEAACDILSQLVNCSLQTLGLISTAKPSFMNVSKSHFVSALTVVFVNSKSLSSIKIEDTPVDDPSLKILVANNSDTLRLLKMSSCPHVSSDGILCIADHCQGLRELALNYYILSDELLLALSSETHVRLEHLRIDVVSENPGQVEFHTIKKQSWDALIKHSPGVNVVMYFFLYEEEFEAFFREETPVTNLYFGRSVSKAALGRIGLNCPRLIELVVCANGLQTLDDELICIAECCKNLTALGLSECEVSCSAFVDFVRRCGKRLTHLSIMEDVLIPDGNYNLDEIHTEVSKYLGRIWFPDVLPIW, encoded by the exons aaTGAAGAGGAACAGTTTATCTGTTGTGAATAAAATTGTCCAGTCTTCACCAGCAGTGAAACAACCAAAAGTTGGGTTCTACTCTTCTCTCAgccacacccacatgcacactgTTCTTCTAGACTGGGGGAGTTTGCCTCACCACGTAGTATTACGCATTTTTCAGTATCTTCCTTTAATAGATCGGGCCCGGGCATCTTCAGTATGTAGGAAATGGAATGAAGTTTTTCATATTCCTGACCTTTGGAGAAAGTTTGAATTTGAACTGAACCAATCAGCAACTTCATATTTTAAGTCTACACATCCTGATCTCATTCAGCAGATCATTAAAAAGCATGCTACCCATCTCCAGTATGTCAGCTTTAAG GTTGACAGTAGTACTGAATCAGCAGAAGCTGCCTGTGATATACTTTCTCAGCTGGTAAACTGCTCTCTCCAGACCTTGGGCTTGATTTCGACAGCCAAACCAAGTTTTATGAATGTGTCAAAG TCTCATTTTGTGTCAGCACTTACAGTTGTTTTTGTCAACTCAAAATCATTATCATCGATCAAAATTGAAGATACACCAGTGGATGATCCTTCACTGAAGATTCTCGTGGCCAATAATAGTGACACTCTAAGACTCCTAAAAATGAGTAGCTGTCCTCATGTTTCATCTGATG GAATCCTTTGTATAGCTGACCATTGTCAAGGCCTTAGAGAATTGGCATTGAATTATTACATTCTAAGTGATGAACTTCTCCTAGCCCTTTCAAGTGAAACTCATGTTCGCCTTGAACATCTTCGAATTGATGTTGTGAGTGAAAATCCTGGACAGGTTGAATTTcacactattaaaaaacaaagttgggaTGCACTTATTAAACACTCCCCTGGAGTTAATGTtgttatgtatttctttttatatgaagAAGAATTTGAGGCATTCTTCAGAGAAGAAACCCCTGTTACTAACCTTTATTTTGGTCGTTCGGTAAGCAAAGCAGCTCTAGGCCGGATAGGTCTTAACTGTCCACGACTAATTGAGTTAGTGGTATGTGCTAATGGTCTTCAGACTCTTGACGATGAACTTATTTGCATTGCTGAATGCTGTAAAAACTTAACAGCCTTGGGCCTCAGTGAATGTGAAGTGAGTTGCAGTGCATTCGTTGATTTTGTAAGACGGTGTGGGAAAAGGCTGACCCACCTCTCCATAATGGAAGACGTTTTGATCCCTGATGGTAATTATAACCTAGATGAAATTCACACTGAAGTCTCCAAATACTTGGGAAGAATATGGTTCCCTGATGTCCTGCCTATCTGGTAA